The genomic window CATGCGCCGCAGCAGCGCCTGGAGCGCACGCTCGGGCAGCGCATTCAGCAGCGCACGCTGGAGGCGTGACGCCGCGGGCACGAAGTAGGTCTCGCGCGGACGGCGCGCGGTCGCGGCGCGCACCACGACATCGGCGACTGCGTCTGGCGGCAGCGCGCCCGCGACCTGCTTCTCGGCGAACACCTCGAGGTCGAGCAGCAGCTTGCGGTAAGGGTGGTCGTCGCTTTGGCGCAGGTGCTCCACCGACGCCTTCGTGTTCGCGAACGTCTCGGTGTCGACGAAGCCGCACACCACGTGCGAGAGCGCGATCCCGAACGGCGCGAGCTCGAGGCGCAAGCTGCGCGTCGCCATCTCCATGCCCGCCTTCGTCGCCGCGTACGTGACCGCGATCGGCGCCGGCACGTTGCCCGCGAGCGAGCCGATGTTGATCACGCGGCCGCCGCCCTGCGCGCGCATCGCGGGTGTGACGAGGCCCGTGAGGTGAATCGCGGCGATCAGGTTCACCTCGAACGTACGCGTCATATCGGCGCGCGGGAGCAGCTCGACCGGCGCACCGGGGCTCGCGCCCGCGTTGTTCACGAGCACGTCGACGCGGCCCCACTCGCGCAGTGTGCGCGCCACGAGCTCGGTGCAGTCGGCCTCGCGCGAAAGATCGGCCGCGACCGGCAGTGCGTTGCCGCCCTCCGCGGCGATCTCCTTCGCGAGCGCCTCGAGCCGCTCGAGCCTGCGCGCGGCGAGCGCCACACGAAAGCCGGCGCGCGCGAGCGCCCGCGCTGCTGCGGCGCCGATGCCGGAGGAAGCGCCGGTGACGATGGCGACGCGGGGCGAAGAGCCGGAGGTGTTGGTCATGCTCGAGAAGATTGCGCGCGGCGCGGGGACGTTCCGCGGGTGCGTCAACGTGGAGCGCGCGCGAATCCGCCTTTGACCGCGCCGATCTCGCCTGGTTACGATACGCCCCGGCTCGAAATTCACCCCGCGGGCGACCCGACTCGGCGCGCCCAGCGGCCCCGGAGGCTGCGCATGCCCGGCATCGTCTCGTTCGGCGCCTACATCCCACCGACGCGCCTCGGTTTTTCGGTGATGGCGGGCCGCGCTCCGAAGGATGGGGGCCCCGAACGCTCCGTCGCGTGGAACGACGAGGACGCCGTCACGATGGGCGTCACCGCGGGCGTGAACTGCCTGCGCGGCTTCGATCGCGCGAGCGTGGATGCGCTGCTCTTCGCGTCGACCACCTACGCGTTCAAGGAGAAACAGGCTGCGGCGCTCGTCGCGAAGGCGCTCGACCTGCGCCGCGACGTGCGCACCACCGATGTCTCGGGCTCCCTGCGCGCGGGCACCGACGCGCTGCACGCTGCCTTCGACGCGGTCGCCGCCGGCAGCGCGCGCCGCGTGCTCGTGATCGCGAGCGATGCGCGGCTCGGTGCGCCGGGCTCGGGGCTCGAACAGAATTTTGGCGACGGTGCGGCCGCGTTCCTGATCGGCGGCGCGGATGCGATCGCCACGTTCGAGGGCGCGTACGCAATCTCGGACGAGATCGTCGACACGTGGCGCAGCGAGGGCGACCCCTTCGTGCACTCGTGGGAAGAGCGCTTCGTCGTGCAGGAGGGCTACACGCCCGGCGTCACGGAAGTGGTGCGCGGCCTGTGCGCGAAGCTCGGCGCAAGGGCCGGCGACTTCTCGAAGGTCGCGCTGTTCGGCCCCGATGCGCGCAGTCATCAGGGCGCCGCGCGCGCGCTGAAGCTCGACGCGGCGAAGCTCGTCGACCCGCTGTTCGGAAAGCTCGGCAATGCCGGCGTCGCGTTTGCGCCGCTGTTGTTATGCGCGGCGCTCGAGAGCGCGAAGCAGGGCGAGCGCGTGCTGCTCGCCGCGTACGGCGACGGCGGCGAAGCGCTGGCGTTCGCGGTGACGGATCACATCGGCAAGCTCGAGCCGCGCCGCGGCGTCGCCTGGCACCTCGCGCGCCGCCGCGCCGTCGCGAGCTACGACCGCTATCGCGCG from Deltaproteobacteria bacterium includes these protein-coding regions:
- a CDS encoding hydroxymethylglutaryl-CoA synthase family protein — encoded protein: MPGIVSFGAYIPPTRLGFSVMAGRAPKDGGPERSVAWNDEDAVTMGVTAGVNCLRGFDRASVDALLFASTTYAFKEKQAAALVAKALDLRRDVRTTDVSGSLRAGTDALHAAFDAVAAGSARRVLVIASDARLGAPGSGLEQNFGDGAAAFLIGGADAIATFEGAYAISDEIVDTWRSEGDPFVHSWEERFVVQEGYTPGVTEVVRGLCAKLGARAGDFSKVALFGPDARSHQGAARALKLDAAKLVDPLFGKLGNAGVAFAPLLLCAALESAKQGERVLLAAYGDGGEALAFAVTDHIGKLEPRRGVAWHLARRRAVASYDRYRAARGLDTKEYAAGRDQGLSATIHFREREEDVAFKGQKCNRCGGVQFPIQRICERCFAKDDFELVRLSDRIGTVLTYTFDFFFPTPDPPTVVTVTEIDGARVHLQLVNVKPEQVRLGLPVEFEFRRVHQGGGRPNYYWKGVPLPEGN
- a CDS encoding SDR family oxidoreductase, with amino-acid sequence MTNTSGSSPRVAIVTGASSGIGAAAARALARAGFRVALAARRLERLEALAKEIAAEGGNALPVAADLSREADCTELVARTLREWGRVDVLVNNAGASPGAPVELLPRADMTRTFEVNLIAAIHLTGLVTPAMRAQGGGRVINIGSLAGNVPAPIAVTYAATKAGMEMATRSLRLELAPFGIALSHVVCGFVDTETFANTKASVEHLRQSDDHPYRKLLLDLEVFAEKQVAGALPPDAVADVVVRAATARRPRETYFVPAASRLQRALLNALPERALQALLRRMYGIEAK